A region of Huiozyma naganishii CBS 8797 chromosome 12, complete genome DNA encodes the following proteins:
- the SER3 gene encoding phosphoglycerate dehydrogenase SER3 (similar to Saccharomyces cerevisiae SER3 (YER081W) and SER33 (YIL074C); ancestral locus Anc_7.273), translated as MSYQNIDNLQGAFQHGVNLGSSPGAVSTSPTQSFMNTLPRRLSVSKQQKVLKPFSTGDIKILLLENVNKTAIATFKDQGYQVDFHKGALPEEELIEKIKDVHAIGIRSKTKLTANVLKHAKNLEVIGCFCIGTNQVDLEYAASRGIAVFNSPFSNSRSVAELVIAEIISLARQLGDRSIELHTGTWNKVSAKCWEVRGKTLGIIGYGHIGSQLSVLAESMGLHVIYYDIVTIMALGTAKQVPTLNELLNKADFVSLHVPETPETKNMISAPQFASMKDGAYIINASRGTVVDIASLVAAMKAKKIAGAALDVYPNEPAKNGAGSFSNELNSWTNDLVSLTNVILTPHIGGSTEEAQSSIGIEVSDALSKYINEGNTVGAVNFPEVSLKALDYDQENTVRVLYIHKNVPGVLKVVNNILSNHNIEKQYSDSRGEIAYLMADISSVNQSDIKEIYEDLNKTDAKISIRLLY; from the coding sequence ATGAGTTACCAAAATATTGACAATCTGCAAGGTGCGTTCCAGCACGGTGTTAACCTGGGGTCCTCCCCCGGTGCAGTCTCGACTTCACCAACGCAGTCGTTCATGAACACTCTGCCAAGAAGACTCAGTGTCTCAAAGCAGCAGAAGGTCCTAAAACCTTTCTCTACTGGGGATATCAAGATTTTACTCCTAGAGAACGTTAACAAGACTGCAATCGCTACGTTCAAGGATCAAGGTTACCAAGTGGACTTCCACAAGGGTGCCCTgccagaggaggaactgatagaaaaaatcaagGACGTTCATGCAATTGGGATCAGATCGAAGACGAAACTTACAGCAAACGTCCTGAAACATGCAAAGAACTTGGAGGTCATTGGGTGCTTCTGTATTGGGACTAACCAGGTCGATTTAGAGTACGCTGCCTCCAGGGGGATCGCAGTGTTCAACTCCCCATTCTCTAACTCGAGATCCGTCGCTGAATTGGTCATCGCGGAAATTATCAGTCTCGCAAGACAACTGGGCGACAGATCCATTGAATTGCACACGGGTACTTGGAACAAAGTCTCCGCTAAATGCTGGGAAGTAAGGGGCAAGACGCTGGGGATCATAGGGTACGGTCACATCGGGTCCCAATTGTCCGTCCTGGCGGAGTCCATGGGGCTGCACGTTATCTACTACGATATCGTCACCATTATGGCCCTGGGGACCGCAAAACAGGTCCCCACGTTGAACGAACTGCTCAACAAGGCCGACTTCGTCTCCTTGCATGTCCCAGAGACTCCAGAGACGAAAAACATGATCTCAGCACCACAGTTCGCGTCCATGAAGGACGGTGCCTACATCATTAACGCCTCCAGAGGTACCGTTGTCGACATTGCGTCCCTTGTCGCGGCCATGAAGGCTAAGAAGATCGCAGGTGCCGCCTTGGACGTGTATCCAAACGAGCCAGCCAAAAACGGCGCAGGGTCCTTCAGCAACGAGTTGAACAGCTGGACCAACGACCTCGTCTCCTTGACAAACGTTATCCTGACCCCACACATCGGTGGGTCCACCGAGGAGGCACAGAGCTCCATCGGGATCGAAGTCTCCGACGCTTTGAGTAAGTACATTAACGAGGGTAACACGGTCGGCGCTGTCAACTTCCCAGAAGTCAGTTTAAAGGCATTGGACTACGACCAAGAAAACACTGTGCGTGTCCTGTACATCCACAAGAACGTCCCAGGTGTCTTGAAAGTCGTCAACAACATCTTGTCCAACCACAACATCGAAAAACAATATTCTGACTCGAGGGGGGAAATCGCTTACTTGATGGCAGACATCTCCTCCGTCAACCAAAGCGATATCAAGGAAATATACGAagatttgaacaaaacggACGCTAAGATCTCTATTAGACTGCTGTACTGA
- the RAT1 gene encoding ssRNA exonuclease RAT1 (similar to Saccharomyces cerevisiae RAT1 (YOR048C); ancestral locus Anc_5.645): MGVPSFFRWLSRKYPKIISPVLEERPQIVDGVELPIDYSTENANGELDNLYLDMNGIVHPCSHPENKPPPETEDEMLLAVFEYTHRVLNMARPRKVLVMAVDGVAPRAKMNQQRARRLGLAKDAELQNEKKEEELRKREHYGEVIDDSVKAKKTWDSNAITPGTPFMDKLALALRYWTAFKLATDPGWKNLQVVISDATVPGEGEHKIMNFIRSQRADPEYNPNTSHCIYGLDADLIFLGLATHEPHFKILREDVFAQEYKSSKRDIDANNMTEEERQILLKRDAEKPFLWLHIGILREYLAAELFVPRLPFAFDLERAIDDWVFMCFFCGNDFLPHLPCLDVRENSIDILLDIWKKVLPSMKTYMTCDGQLNLASVEVVLRQLGAREPDIFQTKYIQTQRNEARYRQNNKRNGKNVSKGQDRHPTKVNEQLQMYDTSGNLAKGAWNLTTSDMVRLKKEVMLANEGDDRALAVVREQSEKNNKMMQEITEEDMDKVVDFANKNNFSVAETLKKKLAAKKHQLEEKEAEEDEKEAKVVKKFKSEDDDLKAKIKAEVEDEVDNEERGPLVSTPEQPTSIISSSELTGGVIDTDDTVRLHESGYKERYYTGKFNISKDQIEPLRKDMVKSYIEGVSWVLLYYYQGCPSWNWYYPYHYAPFAADFFDINDIKVEFKQGEPFLPYEQLMSVLPAASGHTLPPIFRPLMSDVDSPIIDFYPQEFKIDMNGKKMSWQGIALLPFIDEKRLLETVRAQYPKLSEEERARNCRNEDILLISNKNANYEKFVKKLYKDSKEHTDVLFRHFKTGLSGIVATDVEGFTLNGKLPCPVHGGSLPELSTNLFLKMLYKMLPLPGKNKSLLLNGYIPSKPVLTPYDLESVFVNKSGYGRNRRGFGGSPQYTEIPTGPYGTTQYSPRVGGYRSFFYFASNSNNNNNANKMGNRYNGNNNYNQQQNGPPHVNSNNDYRNNRSGGYNPERNNNYRGNNYRQGNNRNFNNGNASRYQGSNRR, encoded by the coding sequence ATGGGTGTTCCGTCGTTTTTCAGATGGTTGTCACGGAAGTACCCAAAGATCATCTCCCCCGTGCTGGAGGAGAGGCCACAGATCGTCGATGGGGTCGAGTTGCCCATCGATTACTCGACTGAGAATGCCAATGGGGAACTCGACAATCTGTATCTCGATATGAACGGTATCGTGCATCCTTGTTCGCACCCAGAGAACAAACCGCCTCCTGAAACGGAGGACGAGATGCTGCTCGCCGTGTTCGAGTACACGCACAGAGTGCTCAATATGGCTAGGCCCAGGAAGGTTCTCGTGATGGCCGTGGACGGTGTGGCGCCAAGAGCGAAGATGAACCAGCAGCGTGCGAGAAGATTAGGTCTGGCGAAGGACGCGGAGTTGCagaacgagaagaaagaggaggagttGCGGAAAAGAGAGCATTACGGTGAAGTCATCGACGATTCCGTGAAGGCCAAAAAAACTTGGGACTCGAACGCAATTACACCGGGTACGCCCTTCATGGATAAGCTAGCACTGGCGCTTCGATATTGGACCGCGTTCAAGCTGGCCACTGACCCTGGATGGAAGAACTTGCAAGTTGTTATTAGTGATGCAACAGTTCCAGGTGAAGGTGAACACAAAATTATGAACTTTATTAGGTCACAGAGAGCGGACCCAGAATATAATCCAAATACCTCCCATTGTATCTACGGGTTGGATGCGGATTTGATTTTCTTGGGTCTTGCTACCCACGAACCacatttcaaaattttgagaGAGGATGTCTTTGCCCAAGAGTATAAGTCTTCTAAAAGAGATATAGACGCGAATAATATGACTGAGGAGGAGCGACAGATTCTTTTGAAGCGGGACGCTGAGAAGCCGTTTCTATGGTTGCATATTGGCATCTTAAGGGAATATCTCGCAGCAGAACTGTTCGTCCCCAGATTACCCTTTGCGTTTGACCTGGAGCGCGCCATCGACGATTGGGTATTCATGTGTTTCTTCTGTGGTAATGATTTCTTACCCCATTTGCCCTGTCTCGATGTGAGAGAGAACAGTATTGATATCTTGTTGgacatttggaaaaaagtGCTTCCTAGCATGAAGACGTATATGACATGTGATGGTCAGTTGAATTTAGCTTCAGTGGAAGTTGTACTTAGACAGTTGGGTGCCAGAGAACctgatattttccaaacCAAATACATCCAAACGCAAAGAAACGAAGCTCGATATAGGCAAAATAACAAACGTAACGGGAAGAACGTTTCCAAGGGGCAAGATAGGCACCCTACAAAGGTCAATGAACAGCTTCAAATGTACGACACCTCAGGAAATCTCGCAAAGGGTGCATGGAACTTGACAACAAGCGACATGGTTCGGTTGAAAAAGGAAGTCATGCTGGCCAATGAAGGTGACGATCGCGCCTTAGCAGTTGTGAGGGAACAGAGCGAGAAAAATAATAAGATGATGCAAGAAATCACCGAGGAGGATATGGACAAAGTAGTCGATTTTGCTAACAAGAATAATTTCTCCGTTGCTGAAACTCTTAAGAAAAAGTTGGCCGCAAAGAAGCATCAATTGGAAGAGAAGGAagcagaggaggatgaAAAGGAGGCAAAGGTTGTGAAAAAGTTCAAGAGCGAGGACGATGATTTGAAGGCCAAAATTAAGGCAGAGGTGGAGGATGAAGTTGATAATGAGGAGAGGGGCCCCCTAGTCTCCACTCCTGAACAACCAACATCCATCATATCTAGTTCAGAACTAACGGGTGGTGTGATAGATACGGATGACACTGTGAGGTTACACGAATCCGGGTACAAGGAGAGATATTACACTGGTAAGTTCAATATTTCGAAGGATCAGATCGAGCCGCTACGGAAAGATATGGTTAAATCCTACATTGAAGGTGTTTCATGGGTACTGTTGTATTATTATCAAGGTTGTCCATCCTGGAATTGGTATTATCCATACCATTATGCCCCTTTTGCAGCAGACTTCTTTGATATCAACGATATAAAAGTCGAATTCAAGCAAGGAGAACCTTTCCTACCATACGAACAACTTATGTCCGTGTTACCAGCTGCTTCTGGCCATACTTTACCACCTATCTTCCGGCCACTGATGAGCGACGTAGACTCACCAATTATTGATTTCTACCCACAAGAGTTTAAGATTGATATGAACGGTAAAAAAATGTCGTGGCAAGGTATTGCACTTTTACCGTTTATTGACGAGAAAAGACTGTTAGAAACAGTTCGTGCTCAATATCCAAAATTgagcgaagaagaaagagcaCGGAACTGTCGTAATGAAGATATTTTACTGATCAGTAATAAGAATGCTAACTACGAAAAGTTCGTTaagaaactgtacaaagATTCTAAAGAACACACTGATGTGTTATTCAGGCACTTCAAAACAGGTTTGAGCGGTATAGTCGCCACAGATGTCGAGGGTTTCACTCTTAATGGCAAATTGCCATGCCCCGTCCATGGTGGTTCATTGCCTGAACTGTCTACaaatttgtttttgaagatgctCTATAAAATGCTTCCTTTGCCTGGTAAGAATAAGTCTCTTTTATTGAACGGCTACATTCCATCTAAACCAGTATTAACACCATACGATCTTGAGTCCGTTTTTGTGAATAAGAGTGGATATggcagaaacagaagagggTTTGGTGGTAGTCCACAGTACACTGAGATTCCAACTGGTCCATACGGTACAACTCAGTATAGCCCTAGAGTTGGTGGGTATAGGtcttttttctattttgCAAGCAATTCCaataataacaacaatGCTAATAAAATGGGCAATAGGTATAacggcaacaacaattACAACCAACAGCAAAATGGCCCACCGCATGTCAACTCAAATAATGACTACAGAAACAACAGGAGTGGCGGTTACAATCCCGAAAGAAATAACAACTATCGTGGTAATAACTATCGCCAGGGCAATAACAGGAATTTTAACAACGGGAATGCCAGTCGTTACCAGGGTAGCAATCGGCGTTGA
- the RSB1 gene encoding phospholipid-translocating ATPase RSB1 (similar to Saccharomyces cerevisiae RSB1 (YOR049C); ancestral locus Anc_5.647) translates to MVPNLAFNISMIAIWGVLLGVQTLQFWWKQYWFSVAFFCTGVLEVLGFIGRTWSHYTQTNSDAFLLNMICLTIAPVFTMGGLYYQLAKLIEIYGHKFSVIKSPMLYSYIFITSDIASLAIQAAGGGVAGMAASSFKSPQRGDNIFIAGLAIQVASMFIFGLLWFFFLYQIYVKVRMEHLGLQGKWYSNKIWKVSQAEIDYKYRPKFRALRIEPERWIFKYFPLGMTVAVLTIFTRCCYRLAELSEGWTGNLITHEWYFIALDSLMMSIATTILTVLHPGFAFRGRHVSIPITTAKNVTDEEKNGDLSSKGGSPEGSTDGGYGSEEEDKLFEREEQQANLTSVPEISTDGSKVSTGKKSKFSKFSKFSKFSMFSKFSKLFSRS, encoded by the coding sequence ATGGTTCCGAACTTGGCATTCAACATTTCAATGATTGCCATCTGGGGGGTACTTCTTGGTGTCCAGACATTGCAGTTCTGGTGGAAACAGTACTGGTTCTCAGTGGCGTTCTTCTGCACTGGAGTGCTCGAGGTGCTCGGGTTCATCGGGAGGACTTGGTCACACTACACGCAGACAAACTCGGACGCAttcttgttgaacatgATCTGTCTCACAATCGCCCCAGTGTTCACCATGGGCGGGTTGTACTACCAGTTGGCCAAGCTGATCGAAATATACGGACACAAGTTCTCGGTGATCAAATCTCCAATGCTGTACTCGTACATCTTCATCACCTCGGATATTGCGTCCTTGGCAATCCAGGCCGCAGGTGGCGGTGTCGCAGGTATGGCTGCGTCCTCGTTCAAGTCCCCGCAACGTGGGGATAATATCTTCATCGCAGGACTGGCCATCCAGGTCGCCTCCATGTTTATCTTTGGGCTTCTGTGGTTTTTCTTCCTATACCAGATCTATGTCAAAGTTAGGATGGAACACTTGGGGTTGCAGGGGAAATGGTACTCGAACAAAATATGGAAAGTGTCCCAAGCGGAGATCGATTACAAGTACAGGCCCAAATTCCGCGCCTTGAGAATAGAGCCTGAGAGATGGATATTCAAATATTTCCCATTGGGAATGACTGTGGCTGTCTTGACCATTTTCACAAGATGTTGCTACAGACTCGCAGAGTTGTCTGAGGGGTGGACAGGTAATTTAATCACACACGAGTGGTACTTCATCGCTTTGGACTCCCTAATGATGTCGATCGCTACCACAATATTGACAGTGCTTCACCCGGGGTTTGCATTCCGCGGGAGACACGTATCCATCCCAATCACAACGGCCAAAAATGTCACAGACGAGGAAAAGAATGGCGACCTGTCATCAAAGGGCGGGTCCCCTGAGGGGTCTACGGATGGCGGGTACGGAtctgaggaggaggacaaaCTGTTCGAAAGAGAGGAACAGCAAGCAAACCTCACATCTGTACCAGAAATCAGCACGGATGGTTCCAAGGTTAGCACGGGCAAAAAGAGCAAGTTCtcgaagttctcgaagttctcgaagttctcgatgttctcgaagttctcgaagcTCTTTAGCAGATCCTAA
- the ETT1 gene encoding Ett1p (similar to Saccharomyces cerevisiae YOR051C; ancestral locus Anc_5.650), translating into MGKRSRPVGLSKNKKKAKTNAPAEDKSEAPAAPQLTLLVAEDEDPEDEIVQLRTLWNTYLQGGKDSDTLLNGIVNESDSLLSNDREKYAANSEFLAVFALALSELAMFCADDAERMEKYMGTAMELLDLPEARDAREDPLLKLARSKIVFQRILLNGLQQEESAAEDVVAQFMGARESFSVTDHAPYHLSTFETLNLAHDLLEVVENYGKPFAVPDNEEVDSDNDSEAEENGADDAAVAVEMVSLDKSSPVHKLKQELPAHMAWCRDQLALLDNRVSKEQAEGPKLKNNINRLIGELYLREADPLSTKFLSLQYNDDEDDADADAAAVNQLRKDALALTDKAISHFIAAEDPEDPATWVQLAESYIDLGNLQDNESVEQEATYTKAEKLLRKANVAAHNKYEDVLNNLLG; encoded by the coding sequence ATGGGTAAGAGATCGAGACCTGTGggactttcaaagaacaagaagaaggcgaagACCAATGCTCCAGCAGAGGACAAGTCGGAGGCGCCCGCTGCGCCGCAATTGACTTTGCTCGTCGCGGAAGACGAGGACCCAGAGGACGAGATCGTACAGTTGAGAACTCTGTGGAACACGTACCTACAAGGTGGGAAGGACTCGGACACTTTGCTCAACGGGATTGTCAACGAGAGTGACTCGTTGTTGAGCAACGACAGAGAGAAGTACGCTGCTAACAGCGAGTTCCTTGCCGTGTTCGCACTTGCGCTTTCTGAACTCGCCATGTTCTGCGCGGACGACGCGGAGAGGATGGAGAAGTATATGGGGACCGCTATGGAACTGCTGGATTTGCCCGAGGCAAGGGACGCAAGGGAGGATCCGCTGTTGAAACTGGCAAGAAGCAAGATTGTATTCCAGAGGATCCTTCTCAATGGATTACAACAAGAGGAGAGCGCTGCTGAGGACGTTGTCGCCCAGTTTATGGGCGCACGTGAGAGCTTTTCAGTGACCGACCACGCACCTTACCACTTGTCCACGTTTGAAACGCTGAACTTGGCGCATGACTTGCTAGAGGTTGTCGAAAACTACGGGAAACCGTTTGCCGTGCCGGACAATGAGGAGGTCGACAGTGACAACGACAGCGAGGCGGAGGAGAACGGCGCAGACGACGCCGCGGTCGCCGTCGAGATGGTATCCCTGGACAAGTCCTCCCCAGTGCACAAACTCAAGCAAGAACTGCCAGCACACATGGCCTGGTGCAGAGACCAACTTGCATTGCTGGATAACCGCGTCTCCAAGGAGCAAGCGGAGGGACCCAAACTGAaaaacaacatcaacagaCTGATCGGTGAGCTGTACCTGCGCGAGGCGGACCCGCTCTCCACGAAGTTCTTGTCGCTGCAgtacaacgacgacgaagatgacGCAGATGCAGATGCAGCGGCGGTGAACCAGTTGCGCAAGGACGCGCTCGCGCTGACAGACAAAGCCATCTCCCACTTCATTGCCGCAGAGGACCCAGAGGACCCGGCTACTTGGGTGCAGCTTGCAGAGAGCTACATCGACTTAGGCAACTTGCAGGACAACGAGTCTGTGGAGCAAGAGGCCACTTACACGAAGGCGGAGAAGCTGCTGCGCAAAGCCAACGTCGCCGCCCACAACAAGTACGAGGACGTCTTGAACAACCTGTTGGGTTGA
- the TMC1 gene encoding Tmc1p (similar to Saccharomyces cerevisiae YOR052C; ancestral locus Anc_5.653), translating into MSDLNTNSNSSKGHTVARAEQDALISKSIELGDTAAVDALRGSISRPGTPREVKSAAVDVDVDVDSATPSASATPSAPVGNRVEKSRNRTKKRSVKRRKAVCYFEGCENAPSKFIGDCDFCQGHFCSSHRLMETHECAGLDTCKKRMHDRNADKLSKEQTVVQQIQI; encoded by the coding sequence ATGTCGGATTTGAACACAAACAGTAACAGCAGCAAGGGCCATACGGTCGCGCGGGCGGAACAGGACGCCCTCATATCGAAGTCTATTGAGTTGGGGGACACAGCGGCGGTGGACGCGCTGCGAGGCAGTATATCGCGGCCGGGGACGCCGCGAGAGGTCAAGTCGGCGGCCGTGGATGTAGACGTGGATGTGGACTCTGCGACGCCCTCTGCGTCCGCTACTCCCTCCGCGCCTGTGGGCAACAGGGTGGAAAAGTCCCGTAACAGGACTAAGAAGAGGTCTGTGAAGAGGCGCAAGGCGGTGTGTTACTTCGAGGGCTGCGAGAACGCGCCCTCGAAGTTCATAGGCGACTGTGACTTCTGTCAGGGACACTTCTGCTCCTCGCACCGGCTCATGGAGACGCACGAGTGTGCTGGACTAGACACATGCAAGAAGAGAATGCACGACCGCAACGCAGACAAGCTTTCCAAGGAACAGACTGTCGTCCAGCAGATCCAAATATAA
- the VHS3 gene encoding phosphopantothenoylcysteine decarboxylase complex subunit VHS3 (similar to Saccharomyces cerevisiae SIS2 (YKR072C) and VHS3 (YOR054C); ancestral locus Anc_5.655) — MSVNGNDARGAGKPLDAPLPQSAAAAAAAGRANNKVTSPVLRSSASPTGTIKSHTKSIMNVSGTSGAVVSNTPEPGLKRTPTVTFSDPKSATVVKVSSPKGATQSLLGEPSPLVSNSNNNTNNKQQQQQPESIYREAGRPVNATTAGVAAPFKDMRVDTKVPRQQEGDISTPISTLSPKQESSIKTSLSDILKDGGSTALKPFEGLRDHAHFLVDDELHTPASLKSLPGSNSTSPRGSMSNGVDGGKPLEAVIEEEQLPETNHFINSVAGGGAGVGLGTMASSAQGVQGNAQLPTDNKQTIAPNIPKRETGKNIDPRLPQDDGKLHVLFGGTGSLSVFKIKSMIKKLEEIYGRDRIGIQVVLTESAAKFFTKRYLKKTSAKQQKEHGTPLVTPTTENVPGGMHATPSSASSNALYASNAFIQRVSSDISVMSGSAQQRGNSNTSTCSVASSAPQQQQQQSSTPPAQIELPAHIQVWRDQDEWDVWKQRTDPVLHIELRRWADILVVAPLTANTLSKIALGLCDNLLTSVIRAWNPMFPIFLAPSMVSSTYNSMMTKKQLQLIKDEMPWVTVFRPSEKVMGINGDIGLGGMMDGNEIVDKIVMKLGGYPEDEDDEDDGEEGEDNGDDDDDDDEDEDDDKKKKDSNDDDDDDDDDDDDDDDDDDDDDDDDDDEDTEQKPVKSNQI; from the coding sequence ATGTCTGTGAATGGGAATGATGCTAGGGGTGCTGGGAAGCCGCTGGACGCGCCGCTGCCGCAGAgtgccgctgccgctgctgctgctggcaGAGCAAATAACAAGGTGACGTCGCCAGTTTTGAGGAGTTCTGCGAGCCCCACGGGCACAATAAAGTCGCATACAAAGTCGATCATGAACGTCAGTGGGACTTCTGGGGCCGTGGTGAGTAACACCCCAGAACCTGGGCTGAAAAGAACGCCTACTGTCACTTTCAGCGACCCAAAATCAGCTACCGTGGTGAAGGTATCGTCTCCAAAGGGGGCTACGCAGAGTCTCCTGGGGGAACCGTCGCCGCTCGTCAgtaacagcaacaacaacacgAATAacaagcagcagcagcagcaaccagAGTCTATATACAGGGAGGCTGGGAGGCCCGTAAATGCTACGACGGCGGGGGTTGCCGCTCCCTTCAAAGATATGAGAGTGGATACGAAAGTGCCGCGGCAACAGGAGGGAGACATCTCGACGCCAATATCCACACTGTCTCCAAAACAGGAGTCAAGTATCAAGACGTCTCTGTCGGATATTCTGAAAGACGGTGGTTCGACCGCGTTGAAGCCCTTTGAAGGTTTGCGAGACCACGCACACTTCTTggtcgacgacgagttgcaCACGCCTGCTTCTCTGAAATCGTTGCCCGGGAGTAACAGCACGAGTCCACGCGGGTCCATGTCGAATGGCGTGGACGGCGGGAAGCCGCTCGAGGCTGTCatcgaggaggaacagttgCCCGAAACGAACCACTTCATCAACTCTGTCGCGGGTGGTGGTGCAGGCGTCGGTCTCGGTACCATGGCATCCTCAGCGCAGGGCGTACAGGGCAACGCGCAGTTGCCTACGGATAACAAGCAGACGATAGCGCCGAACATCCCCAAAAGAGAGACCGGGAAGAACATTGACCCGCGGTTGCCGCAGGATGATGGGAAGCTGCACGTCCTGTTCGGGGGTACCGGTTCCCTATCCGTGTTCAAGATCAAGTCAATgatcaagaagttggagGAGATCTACGGGAGGGACCGGATCGGTATACAGGTGGTGCTGACGGAGTCCGCGGCCAAGTTCTTTACGAAACggtacttgaagaagacgagtGCGAAGCAGCAGAAGGAGCACGGAACGCCGCTAGTGACGCCGACGACGGAAAACGTACCCGGTGGGATGCACGCGACGCCGTCGTCCGCCTCGTCCAATGCCCTCTATGCGAGCAATGCGTTTATTCAGCGGGTGAGCTCAGACATCTCCGTGATGTCTGGTTCCGCGCAGCAGAGgggcaacagcaacacgAGTACCTGCTCTGTTGCGAGCAGCGCgccacagcaacagcagcagcaatcGTCGACGCCGCCCGCGCAGATCGAGTTGCCCGCGCATATACAAGTGTGGCGGGACCAAGATGAATGGGACGTGTGGAAGCAGCGGACGGACCCTGTGCTGCACATAGAGTTGCGGCGGTGGGCCGATATCTTGGTGGTGGCGCCGTTGACCGCCAACACGCTTTCGAAGATTGCGCTTGGGTTGTGCGACAACTTGCTGACCAGCGTGATACGAGCATGGAACCCTATGTTCCCGATTTTCTTGGCCCCTTCGATGGTGAGCTCCACTTACAACTCGATGATGACCAAGAAACAGCTACAGCTGATCAAGGACGAGATGCCCTGGGTGACTGTGTTCAGGCCGAGCGAGAAAGTTATGGGGATAAACGGTGACATCGGGCTCGGCGGTATGATGGACGGGAACGAGATCGTCGACAAGATAGTCATGAAGCTGGGTGGATACCCggaggatgaggatgatgaggatgacgGCGAGGAGGGTGAGGATAAcggtgacgacgacgatgatgacgacgaagacgaagacgacgacaagaagaaaaaggattcgaacgacgacgatgacgacgacgacgacgacgacgatgatgatgatgatgatgatgacgatgatgatgatgacgatgatgacgaagatACCGAGCAAAAACCCGTCAAGTCTAATCAAATATAG